One window of the Populus nigra chromosome 4, ddPopNigr1.1, whole genome shotgun sequence genome contains the following:
- the LOC133690797 gene encoding uncharacterized protein LOC133690797, translating into MITRSNLADQLREYQIRSRHDWASVSFFSSTSNFTSPRMDVVVFVIWELVVIAFLVFSAVSLYFRHKRLAFILVCITMLLLLCMKITKQVRLARKKKRRMLLPLSM; encoded by the exons ATGATAACGCGATCGAATTTGGCAGACCAATTAAGAGAGTATCAGATTCGATCTAGGCATGATTGGGCCTCTgtctccttcttctcttccaCTTCCAATTTCACTTCTCCTAG GATGGACGTTGTGGTGTTTGTAATATGGGAACTCGTTGTCATAGCATTCTTGGTTTTCTCTGcagtttctttatattttaggcATAAGCGACTTGCATTTATCTTAGTATGCATCACTATGCTATTGCTTTTATGCatgaaaattacaaagcaagTTCGATTGGCTAGGAAAAAGAAGCGAAGGATGCTTCTTCCTTTATCTATGTAA
- the LOC133690796 gene encoding lysine histidine transporter-like 8, with the protein MEEKKEMKFVRPESLSVGAEIPAISAPPFQLHCPSMTRSPLLDIAPKTPKTPKSPLASLLMSTPIASPMKKAIASMQCYLEEVGHFTKLDPQDAWLPITESRNGNAYYSAFHTLSSGIGVQALLLPLAFTTLSWTWGILCLSLVFMWQLYTLWLLIQLHESESGMRYSRYLRLSMAAFGEKLGKLLALFPVMYLSGGTCVTLIMIGGGTMKIFFQIVCGDTCSMRPLTTIEWYFLFVCLAIILAQLPNLNSIAGVSLIGAITAISYCTLIWVVSIIQGRPEGVSYDPPETKSDMARICDILNALGIIAFAFRGHNLVLEIQGTMPSSAKQPSRKPMWRGVKLAYVIIAMCLFPLAIGGYWAYGNLMPNGGMLNALHKYHGHSTSKLLLGLTSLFVVLNCLSSFQIYAMPVFDNLELRFTSKMKKPCPWWLRIVFRIFFGCLAFFISVALPFLMSLAGLIGGVALPVTLAYPCFMWILIKKPTKYSAIWCLNWILGVLGMVLSMLVIAGAIWTIVTMGIEIHFFKPQ; encoded by the exons AtggaagagaaaaaggaaatgaaattcGTGAGACCTGAAAGTTTGAGTGTTGGGGCAGAAATTCCTGCAATTTCTGCACCTCCATTTCAGCTCCACTGTCCTTCAATGACGAGGTCACCATTGCTAGACATAGCTCCCAAAACTCCCAAAACACCCAAAAGTCCCTTAGCTTCGCTTCTGATGAGTACTCCTATAGCCAGCCCCATGAAGAAGGCAATTGCAAGCATGCAATGTTACTTAGAAGAAGTTGGCCACTTCACTAAGCTTGATCCCCAGGATGCATGGCTTCCCATAACCGAGTCTAGAAATGGTAACGCATACTACTCGGCATTTCACACATTGAGCTCAGGAATTGGAGTTCAAGCCCTTCTTCTTCCACTTGCTTTCACCACTCTTAGCTG GACTTGGGGAATTCTATGTCTATCTCTAGTGTTCATGTGGCAACTATACACTCTATGGCTACTGATTCAGCTACATGAATCCGAGTCCGGGATGCGTTATAGCCGATATCTCCGGCTATCAATGGCTGCCTTTG GTGAAAAGCTGGGGAAGCTTCTTGCTCTCTTCCCAGTCATGTATCTATCAGGTGGAACCTGTGTGACCTTGATTATGATAGGTGGTGGAaccatgaaaatatttttccaaattgTCTGTGGAGATACATGCAGCATGAGGCCATTAACAACAATAGAGTGGTACTTCCTGTTCGTTTGTTTGGCAATTATTCTAGCTCAGCTCCCCAACTTAAATTCTATAGCTGGAGTTTCCCTGATTGGAGCAATCACAGCCATTAGCTACTGTACACTGATATGGGTAGTGTCCATTATTCAAGGTAGGCCTGAGGGTGTATCCTATGACCCTCCGGAGACAAAATCCGACATGGCTAGAATTTGTGACATTCTAAATGCACTTGGGATAATCGCCTTCGCTTTCAGAGGTCACAATCTTGTGCTCGAAATACAG GGGACCATGCCTTCCAGTGCAAAGCAACCATCCCGTAAGCCAATGTGGAGAGGAGTAAAGTTGGCATATGTGATCATAGCGATGTGTTTGTTTCCTCTTGCAATAGGAGGCTATTGGGCCTATGGTAACTTG ATGCCAAACGGAGGGATGCTCAATGCTCTACACAAATATCACGGACACAGCACCTCTAAGTTGCTACTAGGATTAACAAGCCTATTCGTTGTGCTTAACTGCCTCAGCTCATTTCAGATATATGCAATGCCAGTGTTCGACAATCTGGAGCTCAGATTCACCAGCAAAATGAAGAAACCATGTCCCTGGTGGTTGCGCATAGTGTTCAGGATCTTCTTTGGATGCTTggcattttttatatcagtggCACTTCCTTTCTTGATGAGTTTGGCAGGATTGATTGGAGGGGTTGCACTCCCAGTTACCTTGGCATATCCATGTTTCATGTGGATACTCATtaaaaaacccacaaaataCAGTGCAATCTGGTGCCTGAATTGGATACTGGGAGTCTTGGGGATGGTGCTTAGCATGCTAGTTATAGCTGGAGCAATATGGACTATTGTGACCATGGGTATCGAAATTCACTTCTTCAAGCCCCAGTAA